A genomic stretch from Canis lupus baileyi chromosome 3, mCanLup2.hap1, whole genome shotgun sequence includes:
- the GFOD2 gene encoding glucose-fructose oxidoreductase domain-containing protein 2, whose product MKMLPGVGVFGTGSSARVLVPLLRAEGFTVEALWGKTEEEAKQLAEEMNITFYTSRTDDVLLHQDVDLVCINIPPPLTRQISVKALGIGKNVVCEKAATSVDAFRMVTASRYYPQLMSLVGNVLRFLPAFVRMKQLIAEHYVGAVMICDARIYSGSLLSPNYGWICDELMGGGGLHTMGTYIVDLLTHLTGRRAEKVHGLLKTFVRQNAAIRGIRHVTSDDFCFFQMLMGGGVCSTVTLNFNMPGAFVHEVMVVGSAGRLVARGADLYGQKNSATQEELLLRDSLAVGAGLPEQGPQDVPLLYLKGMVYMVQALRQSFQGQGDRRTWDHTPVSMAASFEDGLYMQSVVDAIKRSSRSGEWEAVEVLTEEPDTNQNLCEALQRNNL is encoded by the exons ATGAAGATGCTCCCAGGAGTGGGTGTATTTGGGACCGGCAGCTCTGCCCGGGTTTTGGTTCCGCTACTGAGGGCAGAAGGGTTCACCGTGGAGGCCCTGTGGGGAAAGACTGAGGAGGAGGCAAAACAGCTTGCCGAGGAGATGAACATCACCTTCTACACCAGCCGGACCGACGATGTCTTGCTACATCAAGACGTGGACCTTGTGTGCATCAATATCCCCCCTCCACTCACCCGGCAAATATCTGTGAAGGCTTTAG GTATCGGGAAGAATGTGGTTTGTGAGAAGGCAGCAACCTCAGTAGATGCCTTCCGGATGGTGACAGCCTCCCGCTACTATCCACAGCTGATGAGCCTGGTGGGGAACGTGCTGCGCTTCCTGCCTGCCTTCGTGCGCATGAAGCAGCTGATCGCGGAGCACTACGTGGGCGCAGTGATGATCTGTGACGCCCGCATCTACTCAGGCAGCCTGCTCAGCCCCAACTACGGCTGGATCTGTGACGAACTCATGGGCGGCGGGGGTCTACATACCATGGGCACCTACATTGTGGACCTGCTGACCCACCTGACCGGCCGGAGAGCAGAGAAGGTGCATGGGCTCCTCAAGACCTTTGTGAGGCAGAATGCGGCCATCCGTGGCATTCGGCACGTCACCAGTGATGACTTCTGCTTCTTCCAGATGCTCATGGGTGGGGGTGTATGCAGCACAGTAACCCTTAACTTCAACATGCCAGGAGCCTTTGTGCACGAGGTCATGGTAGTGGGCTCCGCAGGACGTCTTGTTGCCCGAGGAGCTGACCTCTACGGGCAGAAGAACTCTGCCACACAAGAGGAGCTGCTCCTGAGGGACTCGTTGGCTGTGGGTGCGGGGCTGCCCGAGCAGGGGCCCCAGGATGTCCCACTGCTCTACCTGAAGGGCATGGTCTACATGGTACAGGCCCTGCGCCAGTCCTTCCAGGGGCAGGGGGACCGCCGCACGTGGGACCACACCCCTGTCTCCATGGCCGCCTCCTTCGAGGATGGGCTGTACATGCAGAGTGTGGTGGACGCCATCAAACGGTCGAGCAGATCCGGGGAGTGGGAGGCTGTGGAGGTGCTGACGGAAGAACCCGACACCAACCAGAACCTGTGTGAGGCACTCCAACGGAATAATCTGTGA